CAATCCTAGCGAGAACAAGTAAACCAAAACTAGTTGTTTTGaattttggccatattttgtgGCTCCTTTGTGGGCGAGATTTGCTTTTCACATGCAAATAAATCGGCCACAATGTTCGCATTCAGTTGACAAATTTAGCATTTTGAATGGAGTTCAGGTGTTTCTATACCagctcctcctcatcctcatcggcatccatccatccatctatccaTCCTCTTTGTAGCTtatgtgttttcttttttttctgcccgtctgtctgtctgatttcattttaattattattctcGCTTGTTACCCCCTACAcgcttttatttatacaaattctTTACGCTCGCCGTTGTTGTcttgtttgggtttttgtttaggGACAAAGCCAGATACACAAACgagctttggctttggcttcggCTTTGGGATTTGGCCATAAAACGGCTTGTTGTGTGGCGAGTGCGACTGCCGCCTCGAGGCGTTTTGTGGGCACAGCCCAGAaaacagaagaagaagaagaagaaaaaacacatTCAAAACCCAAACACAATCCTCTCCCTCCGCCACAAATCCAAGATGTGATTAGGACGGTGGAGTGGGACCTACGTACGTACGAGTATAAACTCTTGGGTTCGCCAGTAGCGTAGTCCAAATTCGTGAACAGCTGAAGGGAACTCAGGTAGCGCAGGTAACTCTGGAAAACGAGGAGAGCAAACAAGACGTGTCCCAAAACAAGCTAAGCCAACCGATTCCAGCAAGAAGAGATATCACTACAGTGAGCGAAATTAGTGTGAAGTATACTGGACTGAAAATATTCTTccaaatatttaagcaaaatTATTCAACTGACAGAAAAAAGTCATGAAAAACTATAAACCATATTTTAATATATCCCAATTAATCAAtacaataatattaaaaaaaacctTTGAATACTGCACATGCTCCCTATACTCAGGTAACTTGggttaataatttttatattttgtgcaTTCTTTGAAATCTTATCTATTTGAACAGAATTTACACGactttttctcagtgcagaCACAAAATCAAGCCATGAAGGCATCTTTTTGGGCTCGTTAAGCACTTGGAGACTGCGGCTCTCGATAAATTTGGCCGTAATCTCGATAATGATTATGTTTGCATTGTTGTTCGTTCgtccccccccccttcccctAAGCATACCCATTGTTTTAAAGATTTGCTTTTTTGGTaggctctctctctctggcaCGCATGTAATCGGAGCTTATGCGATAATGAAGTTGTTCTCTACTGGTGTAAAATTACTTTGACGATATCACAATAAGTGCTGCCAAAACTTTACTCAATACTCGTATATCAACATAATGAAGTTCGACATTAATGGCGCAAACGCAACAGGTTATTTACTGTTAGCTGATttgtttaaacttttaaaGCGTCGAATTTGCTGAATGCGTATTTAAATGCGCCCCTCAGTCGCAAaacgtgtttttttttttttacttcgtGCCTCGCGCCAACTTGAGTGGAGtggagttgagttgagttgactTGACACCTTCCTATGCATATTTAACCGCCTGTCCGTTGTCAAGTGAGGTGTCATAAGCGAAATTTATAACGCTCCCATTTGTGGTTATATACCCAAGTCTGGATTTTAGTATTTAAAGACTTGCTTAGCCTCTTTAAAATGTaagaattttgtttgtttctaaaacacacacatctTGGGCACTATTCGCAACACAACTTTGATTTCAGCCCAATTAGCAGTGTGTTGTATCCCTTCAGAGTGAAGCAGGCAAATAGCCAGCCAATCGAGTGGCCAAGTGGAAACGGAAACTTGTGGGAGCAGCCACACATCAACGCACCCGGCTAAATAAGCTGTTTGCACCCAGTGCAGGCATGAATGCGAAATTAGTCAAGCGCGCAACTGCATTTACCGTGAAGGTGAGCGAGTGACTCTGAGTGCCACATGCAAGcccaccagcaccagcaccaacaccaccaccaccacagccACATGCAGCGCGTTGTTGCAAGACCAggcaattcaatttcaatatgTGGCAAATTATAACAATTGCCAAGATCCATCGGAGGAACTCACTCACACGCACCTCAGCAGCTATAGATGATTGCTGAACTGAATCGGAGGAGGTGTTCAGGTTCAACGTACACTGGCCAACGTGGTGGGGTGTTATGAAACagtaaattacaaaaaaaaaaagtagctTTTTAATGCTTGAAACATTTGTTAGAATGCCAtcagtttattttattcatttcttaTTTGGATGTTAAAGACTCTCttagaaataaaacattttcatgCTCAAATTGTagacttttttttattataaatatgcaaactTATGCTTGTCCTTTAACTTTTGTTAGCCAGTGTAACCGTGTGCAGCACTAAAGTTATTACGCATACCAAAGGTAATAAGCTCGAGTCATGGAAATTGTTATAGCTTTTCAAGccaatgttgctgttgctcggCAAAAATGGTTGCAAATTGTTGAAAATTGCCCGGACTGCGTCGAAAGTTAAGGTGAGGACAGGATAGAAAGAACCGCATACAATATAAGTGTATTCATACCCCACCCCACCCTCGTCCAGATATTCCATACTCAACATGCCAATGGAGATGGATCGCTCACTGGTATGGTTATGTGCTGCATGTTGCTTGTTGCATGTTGTGGACGGGGCAATTTAGTATCTTAACACGTTACAAATAAATGTCATTATTAAGATGGCATGACATACCACAACCTCGACTCTTAATGCCACAGACATGGTGTGCGAATGAGTCGAGTAAGAGGGAAGCTAAACAGATACATGTACACTGCAGATACATCCACGTATCTGCAGAGGAAGTTGTTGTGGAAAGAGAAAGGAACGAATGCTGTGGATGGTATCTCCATCGTTTGCTGTTAATTAGCATGCTGGGCCCCATAAGGGAGAAATTAAACACAAACGGCGAACAATTTGTGTATCAACACATTAGAGAGAATGATTCGTTGGCCTGCAATGTGTACTGCAATAACCCTCTGGGACCAATGATTCCGATACCGATGCCTAATGATATGTGCCATTGGCCCCAAACCGGAACTGCCTGGCCATTGCAACAATTACAAATGGGGCCTATTGATAGATTTAAACGCACGCACTCGCAGCAGCGGTTTCAATGATTTGTTTGTGCTGCGCTCAGAAAGGCTTTTTCCCAAACAAACGACACGCACTGCAGGGCAAGAAAAAGTTGTggccacaaaaatatatgttaaaaaaaaaacaaaaagatttCAAACGAACGAAAACAGTGTCAATATAAAGTAGTTATATACTTTTATAAGGAATTAtctattattatatattataattgaTTTGTAAAGACTAAAGATCGACTTTTCTTGCAGTGCCtgtgtttacatttaatttgatgtttaCTTTAAGTGTCTGCTCATTTTCGTTGCGTTGGCGTGTTGCAGTTAAATTTTGCATTGCAGTTTTATATGAATTTATGGCAACGGCTTGATAAACAATTTACATTAGTTTATGGCTTTCGTATTCAGCGAATAACCCATTCGaattttttctaaaaaaaaaaaaacatggtaTTCCAATACCATTCTTTtggttgtgttttttttttttaactttgacGTTATCGAACTCTTTCCCTTTTGTCCATCAAAAACCATTAAAACTTAGCATGAACCATCTGTGTGATAAATTAGTTTTTGTGGTTTTCTGGTTTCACTTGGCTTGTTTTCTACCTATGTATAACTAATGATGCTGATGTATCCAGGAGATTGCTGGAATTCGGCATCGTGGTTTAATTTATGCGTTAGCCAGTGAATTTTTATTCTTCTCTGGCTGCCAGTCTACAAAGTTTTGATTGGCTTAGTTAAAGGAtcttctaaaaaaaaatacaaaccagacgaaaaaaaaatatatataagcaGCCTTAATTTATCGTTCGacaaaagttaattaaaaaatcaatCGAGGCGTTTTCGCTTGGCCCACAAATCATCCAAAGTGTCACTTAAATTATGGAGAAGATACCCTCTCCGGGGAAAATCAAATacgatataaaaaaaaaaacgagctCTGGACAAATTAGTATGCACAACAGGTTAAAAATTGACAAACGCCAGTCGAAGAGGCAGctgcaaaaggcaaaaaaaaaaagagcaacaggaaaaatgccaaatataGAGAGggtataaaataataaaagccataaataaactttaaattggtttttttcCAACGTCTAGATAGGAAGCGTGTTCCGAGGTACAAGAGTGAAATAAATTAGCAATTCGTCGAACGGGGAGACTGCTGGCTGTTGGACTATGAAGTCGAAGGATCTGCCAACGAGCTGCGAATTAATGTTTCCTCCCAGCAATATTAGATAACGAAACCCGAGACTCGACCATCGCCATATGGAGTTCAGatctttggccaaaaaaaataaatatatatatatatatatgaaaataagAAGGAAGGAAACTCGGGAGCCAATGAAACGTAAACAAGAACGGCAGTCAGAACAATTACACGAAAACAAAGAGCAGTCAAAAGGCCAAAACaagccaaaaaccagaaaaaaagAACCGAAAAAACAAGGtataaagaagaaaaagaggaaaaacaTTTCTGGCCAGGTTTGTTGATTGTACGGATATGTGTGGTGGAAGGCATGCTGGGCCTGGCCTCTAAATGACCGGCTTGGCTTGGAAACGAGTCGCAAGTGGCCAAGTGGGACCGGGACAGGGCGACTGCGGGGACTGCTGGCGGCCCAAAAGGGTCTGGGCCATGATTTTGGGCCTGGGTCTGAGCCCGGTCTCGTCTCTTAACGATGTGCATGTTTATGCGCTGCTCTGCTGCGTTGCAGGCAACGCACGAACGCCCAGACATTTAAAGCGGCGGAGGCAGCAACGACAACCAGCAACCAAAAGGAACCCCACCAGCCACTGCGGCCGACGAAGGTGGCCAGGAGCAGCGGGATGGTGGAGCCGGGTGGGGAGCTTGTTAGCAAGGGAGACACGGCCAAGATGCCAGCTAGTGATGGGCAACTCAAGGGAATCAGAAACTATCGTTTATTCAAAGTAACCATAAGCATTTACTTTACTTATATTACTTTAGAATATTTGATCATAAAATACTATTAATAAAAGTTTAGATTATACAGCTGGCCTAATCTTAAAActttctatatattttatatagttCACACTTGAAAACTGTGACTTCACCTGTGACTGCGCTGGTCGCATTTGCATCGCCACATCCCTAAATGTTTCCGGAGTCGAGGAGTCcccttgtttttatttcagtttcTCGTTCAGTTCGTTAGTTGGCCAAAGCCAACGGCTATGTTAAGTGGCACCAtacacacagatacgcacGCATACAGGCGCACGGAGAACAGGGTTGCCTGCGCGCCTGCAGATATGCAAATGGGtatagaaatttaattacttgcTGACATGTTTTGTGCCTTTAAATTGGCAACTTGTTGGATAAATTATGGtcgtattattattttattctcACCTATGTGATATGATGGCTTTTCAAAAACTGACAATATGTTGGAGAAAATTCAAGTGAATAGCTGTTTCTAACATGGCTTTGCTAAACAAATTCTTTTGTTGCTACTCGATCAGCACTGGAGTGGTTGTGATAGGAAGTTCCTATGTAATAATCGATTTACTTCGCCTGTTCTATCACCTGACTATCTTCTATTTCCCAGGGCCTGTttgtaaatgcaatttgcttgTGATCgttaaatgaattttcattAACTTTTCTTCAGTTCGACATTGGTATTTTGAAAAACACAGCGGCGACGATGTCCACGATCTAATCACTGTTACAATGATGAAGAATCGTATTCAGGTTATCCTTGTCCTGCTGGTCGACCTTTTGACGGATATCGGACTGCTATTGAGCGTGAATGTAAGTAGCTAAATTGTTAAGTTAGTTATAGTTACTTTCTCACACTTAGTTATTAGTCTGGTATAATACCCATATTGATTTGGATATTAAAATCGATCTTCTTGGCCCTCGTCTACTTGATCGTTATTCTGTCCCTGTGCTTTGCCTATGCCCACATTATATTGGCCTTGATTTTCGTTCCCATATTTGGTAAGATATTGGGGCAGACAAATTATTCGTTTCACATTAATTACTTTTCCCATCCCAAGCAATGGAAATATATTTCCTGTTTATTGTGAGCCTGCATTTAGTGGAACTAGGTCTATCGAGTGACGTGAACGACGAGAGTCCCGATGAAACAGCCGTCTAAGTTTTGGATGGTTTTATTATGCTATTAAAGAGAgttcctaaaaaaaaaaataataataaacacaaTCGTTAAATTAACGATTTGCCATGCGAACAACTCGTTTAAACTGCAAACGGCAAAGGAGTGCTGGCCGAAGTGCGAGTGAATCGAGATGGTGGATAACCAGCTGGGAATGCCCTTAGCCTATCAATGTTTCCCTTTTCGCAATTAACATTTGTGGAACACACGTAATTACAAGATTACGATAAGTGATAAGCGACGGCAACGGCAAGAAGGATGcagaagttggccaaaagcagtTGGACGGGTTCGCGATGCGTTTTGTTGTTGCACTTGTGGCAGTTGCATACACATATTTGCATATGCCAACCGCGCTGCATATGGTAGCCAATTTGTTGGCAATACCAAAACCAATTAAGCAGATGCACAGGAAAATAGAAtttatatcaaatattttaagcatTTCGTTAAGTAAGAAACTGTAGAAATACAAATGTTTCTACAGGCAGTCAGCCACTTTATCAGTTCGGAACTCCttagcattttattttctacacCAATCCAACTTTATAAAACTAATAAATTAGattatttttctctgtgtaatATATACGCAATACGCACAGCCGTATCAGCCAACACACAGAGGTCAGTGCCAGACCAAcccgcccacacacacaaatctGTGGTCGGAGTAGGGCGTTCGTCGCGTTGATGAGCAGGATGATGCCATGATGCGATGATGATGTGGATGCAACCGAACTGCCGGGCATGCAACACAGATGCATTACACAAACGCCAGACTGACCACACCACaacattattgtttaaattGCAAAGTGATACATTTGTGCCGGCGGACCGAGAGTTTGCCATTGGTTTTAGCAGTTTGCATACGGAATGCAGATGGCTCCCAGGATGATTGGGTTAGTTAAAGCCCAATTGTGTTTGCTGTTCGTTTGAAGCGTTTCATTGGGCTTAAGTTTAAGCAGATATTCGGATGCAATAACTGAGAGGAAGCTGTTTAACAGCTATGCATTTCCATAGCAAACTAAATCAACAAGCTGCCAGTTGTGGAAAGTTTAACCGAGCTTTGAATAGTATGATTAAAGGTTTAGTTGATTAATTGCAATTCATGAGCTCATTTGGTGTTAGTATGTTtataattatgcaaaattagGTACGATTTTAAACTGTAAAACAGCTCAGGGAATTATAACCATATTACATTGGCATAATTGCCATTGTACGGATTGTGAAAAGCTTTAAACAGATTATAGAAAcccaattaaaataattgcattaatcTTTGTCCAAAATCTTATTTTCTACAGACAGTAAATTTGAAATGATTCTTTGCTAAAGGCTATTTAGACTGTTTTCTTTTGGCAGCTTACTTATGAAAATCACTTtcatttatataattaaactAGTTCATGCAATAGTTAACATTCTGATAGTATGCTAAACATCAAATTAAGATTTTAATTGCAACGAATAAACTGAAATTCACGCATGACTAATTGAGTTGGGCATTTTTAATTGGATAATTGGGAAATACTAGCGACTAATGCTTCCTAGGCAAATCCCGCGAGGAAAGACAAAGTGTATCAAGTGTTGACTGACATTCCTAAGCCAATGTCAAGCTGGCTGTTGGAAAGTTGAAAGTGGAAATGGTGCACAcataaatgaaatcaaaatcaatgtCAACAACAGTGAAATGTCGAGTGTCCCGCGGGGACGCAAAGGATGTCAGCCAGGATGGCAGGATGACTGGCTGGCAGGATGCCGTCAGTGGGCGGTGGATGTGGCGTCAAAGGCGCCGTCGCCTTTGAAGTGCTCCCATTACTACTAAACTGGCGTTACTACGGCGTAGTAAATAGAAGCTAAAGCAAATAGCGCTTACGTAAAGggaccaaaaaaaagggggaatcCCCCACACGGCATGACAGCAGCGCGCAAAAACGTCAGTTAGCTGCAAAAAAGAACAAGGTTTAAAGAAGAACTGGGTGGCCGGTGGGTAGTGTGGAAGTGGTGGCATGGGTGGCATGGATGGCATGGGTGGCATGGGCGGCAAATCAACGCTGGCAAAAAACACTTTGTGCGCGCGTCAAAGTGTTAAAGAAAGTAAGCATCCAACCAGCCGCCcacacaccacccacacacgACAGAGAGCTGGCCGGGAATGATGGAAGATGGGGTTTTTTTTCCGGAGCTTTGTGTACATATTTGATGCGCTTTTTTTCCTCCCACCCGGCTCGACAAATTTAAGTTTTCGGGCTTCCTTTTCGGTGCGGCGGCACTTGCTTTGTGGATGCCCCCATGCATGCTGGAGTACTCGCAATTCCGGACTCCGAAAAAACTTCGGATTGCAACTGAAGGAGAGAgccggaaaaaaaaaataaaaaaacgaaGAATCCGAAGGCTTATCTTTCAGCCAAACACTCGAGCGTTTTTGGGGCTTAACGATGTTTGGACGGCCTTTGTCCATTTGCTATTTCCATATTGAC
The sequence above is drawn from the Drosophila melanogaster chromosome 2R genome and encodes:
- the CG43192 gene encoding uncharacterized protein is translated as MALLNKFFCCYSISTGVVVIGSSYVIIDLLRLFYHLTIFYFPGPVFRHWYFEKHSGDDVHDLITVTMMKNRIQVILVLLVDLLTDIGLLLSVNSGIIPILIWILKSIFLALVYLIVILSLCFAYAHIILALIFVPIFAMEIYFLFIVSLHLVELGLSSDVNDESPDETAV